Proteins from a genomic interval of Dama dama isolate Ldn47 chromosome 1, ASM3311817v1, whole genome shotgun sequence:
- the LOC133059391 gene encoding PHD finger protein 20-like protein 1 isoform X2 codes for MSKKPPNRPGITFEIGARLEALDYLQKWYPSRIEKIDYEEGKMLVHFERWSHRYDEWIYWDSNRLRPLERPALRKEGLKDEEDFFDFKAGEEVLARWTDCRYYPAKIEAINKEGTFTVQFYDGVIRCLKRMHIKAMPEDAKGQDWIALVKAAAAAAAKNKTGNKPRTSANSNKDKEKDERKWFKVPSKKEETSTSITTPEVEKKEDLPTSSETFVGLHVENVPKMVFPQPESTLTNKRKNNQGNSFQAKRARLNKITGLLASKAVGVDGAEKKEDYNETAPMLEQV; via the exons ATGAGTAAAAAGCCCCCAAATCGTCCTGGAATCACTTTTGAGATCGGTGCTCGTTTGGAGGCACTGGACTACTTACAAAAATGGTATCCCTCACGAATTGAAAAAATTGACTATGAAGAGGGCAAGATGTTGGTCCATTTTGAGCGCTGGAGTCATCGTTATGATGAGTGGATTTACTGGGATAGCAATAGGTTGCGCCCCCTTGAGAGACCTGCATTAAGAAAAGAAGGGCTAAAAGATGAGGAagatttctttgattttaaaGCCGGAGAAGAAGTTCTGGCTCGTTGGACAGACTGTCGCTATTACCCTGCCAAGATTGAGGCGATTAACAAAGAAGGAACGTTCACAGTTCAATTTTATGATGGAGTAATTCGTTGTTTAAAACGAATGCACATTAAAGCCATGCCCGAGGATGCTAAGGGGCAG GATTGGATAGCTTTAGTCAAAGCAGCTGCTGCAGCTGCAGCCAAGAATAAAACAGGGAACAAACCTCGAACCAGCGCTAACAGcaataaagataaagagaaagatgAGAGAAAATGGTTTAAAGTAccttcaaaaaaggaagaaacttcAACTTCTATAACCACACCAGAAGTTGAGAAGAAGGAAGATCTGCCTACATCTAGTGAAACTTTTGTAGGACTTCATGTAGAGAACGTTCCAAAGATGGTCTTTCCACAGCCAGAGAGCACATTAACaaacaagaggaaaaataatcaaGGCAACTCATTTCAGGCAAAGAGAGCTCGGCTTAACAAGATTACTGGTTTGTTGGCATCCAAAGCTGTTGGGGTGGATGgtgctgaaaaaaaggaagactacAATGAAACGGCTCCAATGCTGGAGCAGGTATGA
- the LOC133059391 gene encoding PHD finger protein 20-like protein 1 isoform X1 — translation MSKKPPNRPGITFEIGARLEALDYLQKWYPSRIEKIDYEEGKMLVHFERWSHRYDEWIYWDSNRLRPLERPALRKEGLKDEEDFFDFKAGEEVLARWTDCRYYPAKIEAINKEGTFTVQFYDGVIRCLKRMHIKAMPEDAKGQVKAQHPLSWCCPSDPAGSCNQSMGSEDWIALVKAAAAAAAKNKTGNKPRTSANSNKDKEKDERKWFKVPSKKEETSTSITTPEVEKKEDLPTSSETFVGLHVENVPKMVFPQPESTLTNKRKNNQGNSFQAKRARLNKITGLLASKAVGVDGAEKKEDYNETAPMLEQV, via the coding sequence ATGAGTAAAAAGCCCCCAAATCGTCCTGGAATCACTTTTGAGATCGGTGCTCGTTTGGAGGCACTGGACTACTTACAAAAATGGTATCCCTCACGAATTGAAAAAATTGACTATGAAGAGGGCAAGATGTTGGTCCATTTTGAGCGCTGGAGTCATCGTTATGATGAGTGGATTTACTGGGATAGCAATAGGTTGCGCCCCCTTGAGAGACCTGCATTAAGAAAAGAAGGGCTAAAAGATGAGGAagatttctttgattttaaaGCCGGAGAAGAAGTTCTGGCTCGTTGGACAGACTGTCGCTATTACCCTGCCAAGATTGAGGCGATTAACAAAGAAGGAACGTTCACAGTTCAATTTTATGATGGAGTAATTCGTTGTTTAAAACGAATGCACATTAAAGCCATGCCCGAGGATGCTAAGGGGCAGGTGAAAGCCCAGCATCCACTAAGCTGGTGTTGTCCTAGCGACCCAGCTGGATCGTGTAACCAGTCTATGGGAAGTGAGGATTGGATAGCTTTAGTCAAAGCAGCTGCTGCAGCTGCAGCCAAGAATAAAACAGGGAACAAACCTCGAACCAGCGCTAACAGcaataaagataaagagaaagatgAGAGAAAATGGTTTAAAGTAccttcaaaaaaggaagaaacttcAACTTCTATAACCACACCAGAAGTTGAGAAGAAGGAAGATCTGCCTACATCTAGTGAAACTTTTGTAGGACTTCATGTAGAGAACGTTCCAAAGATGGTCTTTCCACAGCCAGAGAGCACATTAACaaacaagaggaaaaataatcaaGGCAACTCATTTCAGGCAAAGAGAGCTCGGCTTAACAAGATTACTGGTTTGTTGGCATCCAAAGCTGTTGGGGTGGATGgtgctgaaaaaaaggaagactacAATGAAACGGCTCCAATGCTGGAGCAGGTATGA